A genomic window from Spodoptera frugiperda isolate SF20-4 chromosome 29, AGI-APGP_CSIRO_Sfru_2.0, whole genome shotgun sequence includes:
- the LOC118268645 gene encoding protein amalgam, with amino-acid sequence MSWLMNFVMKWSLLVVLGVSVLFRCTDSVDLPRFVGAGSNVTVAVGRDAALTCRVDNLQSFKVAWLRVDTQTILTIAAHVITKNHRVSVSHGDGAWTLTLKEIGPSDGGRYMCQVNTEPMMSQTHQLQVVVPPDIDDDASSSEVLVKEGDNAALRCVASGVPPPNIAWRREDSRHFKINNQTLVSKWTGQWLNLTGVERVLSGAYLCIATNGVPPSVSKRILINVIFAPSVWAGRVAIRAPSGGSVTLQCTAEAYPVPQVHWTLNGEQRLVNGTKHRLSMTTRGYRHTVSLMVMEMSREDAGAYRCHVENSQGRAQAELFLHMLTTTTTTTTTTTTTTTTTTTTTLPPPTTTLLPYDTERHLEQLHRGVLEDPGLDNPYIVLSQHQMQNLEMVTTM; translated from the exons ATCTGCCACGGTTCGTGGGGGCGGGCTCCAACGTCACCGTGGCAGTCGGCAGAGATGCAGCCCTCACATGTAGAGTTGATAATTTACAATCTTTTAAG GTGGCGTGGCTCCGAGTAGACACGCAGACAATCCTCACAATAGCTGCTCACGTCATCACCAAGAACCACCGTGTCAGTGTCAGCCACGGAGACGGTGCCTGGACCCTCACTCTCAAAGAGATCGGGCCATCTGATGGAGGCAGATACATGTGCCAGGTCAACACGGAGCCTATGATGAGCCAGACACATCAACTACAGGTTGTAG TGCCACCAGACATCGACGATGACGCGAGTAGTAGCGAGGTGCTGGTGAAAGAAGGTGACAACGCGGCCCTGAGGTGTGTTGCTTCGGGCGTCCCGCCGCCAAACATTGCCTGGAGGAGAGAAGACTCCAGGCACTTCAAGATCAACAACCAAACTCTAG tGTCAAAATGGACAGGCCAGTGGTTGAACCTAACTGGCGTGGAACGTGTGCTGTCAGGAGCGTACCTGTGCATCGCCACAAATGGAGTGCCTCCTTCAGTCAGCAAGAGGATCCTGATTAATGTGATAT TTGCTCCGTCGGTATGGGCGGGAAGGGTAGCGATACGAGCGCCCTCTGGCGGCTCCGTCACTCTCCAGTGCACTGCTGAAGCGTACCCGGTGCCTCAGGTCCACTGGACTCTGAATGGAGAACAGCGGCTTGTGAATG GTACAAAACACAGGCTGAGTATGACGACCAGAGGGTACCGCCACACTGTGAGCCTGATGGTGATGGAGATGTCCAGGGAAGACGCGGGGGCGTACCGGTGTCATGTGGAGAACAGCCAGGGCAGAGCACAGGCTGAACTGTTCTTACATA TGTTGACGACAACGACGACGACCACGACGACAACCACGACCACTACAACAACTACCACCACCACCACGTTACCGCCGCCGACAACAACGCTGCTACCAT ATGACACAGAAAGACATTTGGAGCAGCTACATCGCGGAGTGCTGGAAGATCCAGGTCTCGACAACCCGTACATTGTTCTCAGCCAACACCAAATGCAGAACCTTg AAATGGTGACGACGATGTGA